The Leifsonia williamsii genome includes a region encoding these proteins:
- a CDS encoding M1 family metallopeptidase has product MRSRHPDRRSGRRAAAVVATAAIVAAVQLPLAAPATAAPAPGAPTIGDSLFTGIGNGGYDVKHYDVAITYNDDKTITATTTITATATQELSAFSLDLEGLTVDSVLVNGTPAAAFSRSSDPATSSYKLNVTPAAAVTGDFTVVVAYSGAPVTHTDPDGSSEGWVLTSDGFTALGQPVGNMTWLPSNNTPADKATFDITITAPNTVGGAAAAAVSNGQLVTATPVGDGSRTTWHWQQNKPMATELAMISYGKYLTYESDIALSSGRTIHEWTFVDPAVTTTNQATIQTRRAALPEILNDLEKKYGAYPGDSTGFVVDITSLGYALETQDRPYFERSVSLSTFVHELAHQWFGDSVSPNDWNSIWLNEGPATFIPTQYAYEHETSPNSTATTYFNLWNSTAASNARWTIPPAAMTDPADLFDWQVYSRGAMTLEALRQAITPTVFADVMKTWATRYAGQSKGTTDFIALAEELSGKDLTAFFQDWVYDADKPAWPMTSTLSLASTPASGEVKPGDTVSYTLSTTNTGQIPLTGTTVSVDLAAVLDDAALETIPADASVSGSTLTWAVPSAALGETVTTTFTVTVKATSSGGTLTATAAGDGLGVSCASCSSTLTTPVIPPAPITEADLTDATRNGVTVSPEKVVPGAKVTVTFPDASHDGEQISAVLFSAPRTIATATVAGSQVVVTIPADTALGAHKLALTDATGALLGWDDVTVAAAPGGGAGGGGTGGGGTGGGDSGTGGSTGSDSGGGSGTAGGSTGSGASVAAGDALASTGSSVAGPAIAAGVLTVLLGAGALVLSAVRRRRSEA; this is encoded by the coding sequence ACCGGCGCAGCGGCCGGCGCGCCGCAGCCGTCGTCGCCACCGCCGCCATCGTCGCGGCCGTGCAGCTGCCGCTGGCCGCGCCGGCGACCGCCGCCCCCGCGCCCGGCGCGCCGACCATCGGCGACTCGCTGTTCACCGGCATCGGCAACGGCGGCTACGACGTGAAGCACTACGACGTCGCGATCACCTACAACGACGACAAGACGATCACCGCCACGACCACCATCACAGCGACCGCCACCCAGGAGCTGTCGGCGTTCTCGCTCGACCTGGAGGGGCTGACCGTCGACTCCGTGCTCGTCAACGGCACGCCCGCCGCCGCCTTCTCGCGCAGCAGCGACCCGGCGACGTCGTCGTACAAGCTGAACGTCACCCCCGCAGCCGCCGTCACCGGCGACTTCACGGTGGTGGTCGCGTACTCCGGCGCGCCGGTCACCCACACCGACCCCGACGGCTCGAGCGAGGGCTGGGTGCTGACCAGCGACGGCTTCACCGCCCTCGGCCAGCCCGTCGGCAACATGACCTGGCTGCCGAGCAACAACACGCCGGCCGACAAGGCGACCTTCGACATCACAATCACCGCGCCGAACACGGTCGGCGGAGCGGCGGCCGCCGCTGTGAGCAACGGCCAGCTGGTCACGGCGACCCCGGTCGGAGACGGCAGCCGCACGACCTGGCACTGGCAGCAGAACAAGCCGATGGCGACCGAGCTCGCGATGATCTCGTACGGCAAGTACCTCACCTACGAGTCGGACATCGCGCTGTCGAGCGGCCGCACCATCCACGAGTGGACGTTCGTCGACCCGGCCGTCACCACGACGAACCAGGCGACGATCCAGACCCGGCGTGCGGCGCTCCCCGAGATCCTGAACGACCTGGAGAAGAAGTACGGCGCGTACCCGGGCGACAGCACCGGCTTCGTCGTCGACATCACCTCCCTCGGCTACGCCCTGGAGACGCAGGACCGGCCGTACTTCGAGCGCTCGGTGTCGTTGTCCACGTTCGTCCACGAGCTGGCGCACCAGTGGTTCGGCGACTCGGTGAGCCCGAACGACTGGAACAGCATCTGGCTGAACGAGGGCCCGGCGACCTTCATCCCGACGCAGTACGCGTACGAGCACGAGACGTCGCCCAACTCGACCGCGACGACGTACTTCAACCTGTGGAACTCGACCGCGGCCTCCAACGCACGGTGGACCATCCCGCCGGCGGCGATGACCGACCCGGCCGACCTCTTCGACTGGCAGGTCTACAGCCGCGGCGCGATGACGCTGGAGGCGCTGCGCCAGGCGATCACGCCGACCGTCTTCGCCGACGTGATGAAGACGTGGGCCACCCGCTACGCCGGCCAGAGCAAGGGCACTACGGACTTCATCGCGCTCGCGGAGGAGCTCTCGGGCAAGGACCTGACGGCGTTCTTCCAGGACTGGGTCTACGACGCGGACAAGCCGGCCTGGCCGATGACCTCGACGCTGAGCCTCGCCTCCACCCCGGCGTCGGGTGAGGTGAAGCCGGGCGACACCGTTTCGTACACGCTGTCGACGACCAACACCGGGCAGATCCCGCTCACGGGCACGACGGTCTCGGTCGACCTCGCCGCTGTGCTCGACGACGCCGCGCTGGAGACCATCCCGGCCGACGCGAGCGTCAGCGGCTCGACGCTCACCTGGGCTGTGCCCTCGGCCGCGCTCGGCGAGACGGTGACGACCACGTTCACCGTCACGGTGAAGGCGACATCGTCCGGCGGGACGCTCACCGCGACCGCCGCCGGCGACGGGCTCGGCGTCAGCTGCGCCTCCTGCTCCTCCACGCTGACCACGCCGGTCATCCCGCCGGCGCCGATCACGGAGGCGGATCTCACCGACGCCACCCGCAACGGCGTCACCGTGTCGCCGGAGAAGGTCGTGCCGGGCGCGAAGGTCACGGTGACCTTCCCCGACGCGTCGCACGACGGCGAGCAGATCTCGGCGGTGCTGTTCTCGGCGCCGCGGACGATCGCGACGGCGACCGTGGCGGGCAGCCAGGTGGTCGTGACCATCCCGGCGGACACCGCCCTCGGCGCGCACAAGCTCGCGCTGACCGACGCGACCGGGGCTCTGCTCGGCTGGGACGACGTGACGGTCGCCGCGGCGCCGGGTGGCGGCGCGGGCGGCGGTGGCACGGGCGGCGGTGGCACGGGCGGCGGCGACAGTGGGACCGGCGGCAGTACCGGCTCGGACTCCGGCGGCGGCAGCGGGACGGCGGGAGGCTCGACCGGCTCGGGCGCGTCCGTCGCGGCGGGCGACGCCCTGGCGAGCACCGGCTCGTCGGTCGCCGGACCGGCCATCGCGGCGGGTGTGCTGACCGTGCTGCTCGGCGCGGGTGCGCTCGTGCTGTCCGCCGTTCGGCGTCGGCGCTCGGAGGCGTAG
- a CDS encoding amidohydrolase family protein, whose product MTVLDAHAHLWTRASTPQPWIDPGSMAAIDRDFGVADLGEAQQAAGIDGALLVQSSNDLRETRDLLALVDGAAVRGVVGWVDLEGDVAQQLEELGGGAGEVPAGLVGIRHLAHQDPDPQWLGRPAVGRGLDALGDLGLPFDLVVLPAQLPLAAEVARAHPGTRFVLDHLGKPPLASGDLAAWRSDLAALGRLDNVVAKLSGLAIEGDWAGWTVDDLREPVEAALAAFGPSRLMFGSDWPLVRLTRGLDAWLEALRTLLGDLSGDERAAVFAGTAERTYLGGPHA is encoded by the coding sequence ATGACCGTGCTCGACGCCCACGCGCACCTCTGGACGCGCGCCAGCACGCCCCAGCCGTGGATCGACCCCGGCTCGATGGCGGCGATCGACCGCGACTTCGGCGTGGCCGACCTCGGGGAGGCGCAGCAGGCGGCCGGCATCGACGGCGCGCTCCTCGTGCAGTCGAGCAACGACCTCCGGGAGACCCGCGACCTCCTCGCGCTGGTCGACGGCGCCGCGGTGCGCGGGGTCGTCGGCTGGGTCGACCTGGAGGGCGACGTGGCGCAGCAGCTGGAGGAGCTGGGAGGCGGTGCCGGGGAGGTTCCCGCCGGCCTCGTCGGCATCCGTCACCTCGCGCACCAGGACCCTGACCCGCAGTGGCTCGGTCGCCCCGCCGTGGGCCGCGGGTTGGACGCGCTCGGCGACCTCGGCCTCCCGTTCGACCTCGTCGTGCTGCCCGCGCAGCTGCCGCTCGCCGCCGAGGTCGCGCGTGCGCATCCCGGAACCCGGTTCGTGCTCGATCACCTCGGCAAGCCGCCGCTCGCGAGCGGCGACCTCGCGGCCTGGCGCAGTGACCTCGCCGCTCTCGGCCGCCTCGACAACGTCGTCGCGAAGCTCTCCGGGCTGGCGATCGAGGGCGACTGGGCGGGCTGGACGGTCGACGACCTCAGGGAGCCGGTGGAGGCGGCGCTCGCGGCGTTCGGACCGTCGCGACTGATGTTCGGCTCCGACTGGCCGCTGGTCCGGCTCACCCGTGGTCTCGACGCCTGGTTGGAAGCGCTGCGGACGCTGCTCGGCGACCTCTCCGGCGACGAGCGGGCGGCGGTGTTCGCCGGCACCGCTGAGCGCACGTACCTCGGAGGCCCTCATGCGTGA
- a CDS encoding aldo/keto reductase — translation MRERGLPGTGLRLTELGFGAASLGNLYVETPDEVAAATVDAAWEAGIRYFDTAPHYGLGLSERRLGAALRGRPRDEYVLSTKVGRLLVPRVPPADRDDDIFEVPGDLTRRWDFTRDGVRRSIDESLARLGVDRIDIAYVHDPDASGVPGAAASAAEALIELREEGVLRAVGIGTNSVDAALHLLSETDIDTAMIAGRVTLLDHGRVEELLAAAGTRRLVAAAVFNGGLLAVPRPASGAHFDYRPAPDELLARANRIADVAQAHGATLPQAALAYPLTFPGVATRVVGMRTPEEVSANVALATAEPPAALWDALRAASLLD, via the coding sequence ATGCGTGAGCGCGGGCTCCCCGGCACCGGGCTGCGGCTGACCGAGCTGGGCTTCGGCGCGGCGAGCCTCGGCAACCTCTACGTCGAGACACCCGACGAGGTCGCGGCGGCCACGGTCGACGCCGCCTGGGAGGCGGGCATCCGGTACTTCGACACCGCCCCGCACTACGGTCTCGGGCTGTCCGAGCGACGGCTGGGCGCCGCCCTGCGCGGGCGTCCGCGCGACGAGTATGTGCTCTCCACCAAGGTCGGACGCCTGCTCGTGCCGCGTGTGCCTCCCGCCGACCGCGACGACGACATCTTCGAGGTGCCGGGCGACCTGACCCGGCGCTGGGACTTCACGCGCGACGGCGTGCGGCGCTCGATCGACGAGAGCCTCGCCCGCCTCGGCGTCGACCGTATCGACATCGCCTACGTGCACGACCCGGATGCGAGCGGCGTCCCTGGCGCGGCGGCGTCGGCGGCGGAGGCCCTGATCGAGCTGCGCGAGGAGGGCGTGCTCCGGGCGGTCGGCATCGGCACGAACAGCGTCGACGCGGCCCTTCACCTCCTGAGCGAGACCGACATCGACACCGCCATGATCGCCGGCCGGGTGACCCTGCTCGACCACGGGCGGGTGGAGGAGCTGCTCGCCGCCGCCGGAACCCGTCGCCTGGTCGCCGCCGCCGTCTTCAACGGCGGCCTGCTCGCGGTGCCGCGCCCGGCCTCCGGCGCCCATTTCGACTATCGCCCCGCCCCCGATGAGCTGCTGGCGCGCGCGAACCGCATCGCCGACGTGGCGCAGGCGCACGGCGCGACACTGCCGCAGGCCGCGCTCGCCTACCCGCTGACCTTCCCCGGCGTCGCCACGCGGGTGGTCGGCATGCGGACCCCCGAGGAGGTCAGCGCCAACGTGGCCCTCGCCACCGCGGAGCCCCCCGCGGCGCTGTGGGACGCGCTGCGCGCCGCGTCCCTCCTGGACTGA
- a CDS encoding SDR family NAD(P)-dependent oxidoreductase — protein sequence MSGEAGTGQAGTGQAGTGQFGGLVAVVTGGASGIGAAITARLRAGGARVAVLDRAVEGAEADLALSADITDDEAVRAAIARVVDELGGIDIVVNNAGIGAQGTIEDNPDVEWTRVLDVNVLGLVRVSRAALPALRRSAHAAIVNTCSIAATAGLPQRALYSASKGAVLALTRAMAADHLAEGIRVNAVNPGTADTPWVGRLLDSAPDPAAERAALEARQPHGRLVSAAEVAEAVAYLADPRNGSTTGTSIAVDGGMHELRLRPRN from the coding sequence GTGAGCGGGGAGGCAGGGACCGGGCAGGCAGGGACCGGGCAGGCAGGGACCGGGCAGTTCGGCGGCCTCGTCGCGGTCGTCACCGGCGGCGCGTCGGGCATCGGCGCGGCGATCACCGCGCGGCTGCGCGCGGGCGGCGCCCGGGTGGCCGTGCTCGACCGCGCGGTGGAGGGCGCGGAGGCCGACCTCGCGCTGTCCGCCGACATCACCGACGACGAGGCCGTGCGTGCCGCGATCGCGCGGGTGGTCGACGAGCTCGGCGGCATCGACATCGTCGTGAACAACGCGGGCATCGGGGCCCAGGGCACCATCGAGGACAACCCCGACGTCGAGTGGACCCGCGTGCTCGACGTGAACGTCCTCGGCCTGGTCCGCGTCTCGCGTGCCGCACTGCCCGCCCTGCGCCGCTCCGCGCACGCCGCGATCGTCAACACGTGCTCGATCGCGGCGACCGCCGGCCTTCCGCAGCGCGCGCTGTACAGCGCCTCGAAGGGTGCCGTCCTCGCCCTCACGCGCGCGATGGCGGCCGACCACCTGGCCGAGGGCATCCGCGTGAACGCGGTCAACCCGGGCACCGCCGACACCCCGTGGGTGGGCAGGCTGCTCGACTCCGCCCCCGATCCGGCGGCCGAGCGGGCCGCCCTGGAGGCGCGCCAGCCGCACGGCCGGCTGGTGTCGGCGGCCGAGGTCGCCGAGGCCGTCGCCTACCTCGCCGACCCGCGCAATGGCTCCACGACCGGAACGAGCATCGCCGTGGATGGCGGAATGCACGAGCTGCGCCTGCGCCCGAGGAACTGA